One genomic region from Bacillus rossius redtenbacheri isolate Brsri chromosome 6, Brsri_v3, whole genome shotgun sequence encodes:
- the LOC134532537 gene encoding acyl-coenzyme A diphosphatase NUDT19-like, whose translation MSSKKWKDAATLIIAARNPFHKNNCANDSAVNRDVYDYKILTIKRSNNSSFMPETFVFPGGHTEDSDACLEWLDLYSECGVNIRKLTELNNEIKSGPRDIFHSNSSGKIHQLISLRISAIRETFEECGLMLCKRRVTSQSEVADSWCSYLYGNETKEWQSRVQRNPSEFINACRHFQCFPDIWSLKKWSNWLTPATFSKRFNAAFFLTTVNQIPPTNADNIEVSEIKWLTPGEVQRLADAGDITVPIPQLYEVARLSNFSSAESLRHFAELRDAQPSQCWMSVHCACDDGMIFLLPGDDLYPAGEDLEARREVETLVGSVEALRAGAARLNRLESRGTRWRVVSNLGSDLAGGRVFPCPPAPAKL comes from the exons ATGAGTAGCAAGAAGTGGAAAGATGCAGCGACACTTATTATTGCGGCTAGGAATCCTTTTCATAAAAATAACTGTGCGAATGACTCGGCTGTTAACCGAGACGTATATGACTACAAGATTCTAACAATAAAACGTAGTAATAATAGTTCTTTCATGCCAGAAACATTCGTTTTTCCTGGAGGGCATACCGAGGATTCTGACGCATGTCTAGAATGGCTAGATTTGTACAGCGAGTGTGGAGTTAACATTAGGAAACTTACTGAGTTGAATAACGAAATTAAGTCGGGACCCAGAGATATTTTTCACTCAAATTCCTCTGGTAAAATTCATCAACTTATTTCGTTGAGAATCAGTGCCATCAGAGAGACGTTCGAAGAATGTGGTCTTATGCTGTGCAAAAGGCGCGTTACTAGCCAATCCGAAGTAGCAGATAGCTGGTGTTCCTATTTATACGGAAATGAAACTAAAGAATGGCAATCTAGAGTTCAAAGAAACCCTTCTGAATTTATAAATGCATGCAGGCATTTCCAGTGTTTTCCAGACATTTGGTCCCTCAAAAAATGGAGTAACTGGCTGACCCCAGCAACTTTCTCTAAAAGGTTTAATGCAGCCTTTTTCTTAACAACAGTAAATCAGATACCACCCACGAATGCAGACAACATTGAAGTTTCAGAAATTAAG tGGCTCACCCCAGGCGAGGTCCAGAGGCTGGCGGATGCAGGAGACATCACCGTCCCCATCCCGCAGCTGTACGAGGTGGCGCGTCTGAGCAACTTCTCGTCAGCCGAGAGCCTCCGTCACTTCGCTGAGCTGCGGGATGCGCAGCCCTCGCAGTGCTGGATGTCCGTGCACTGTGCCTGTGACGACGGCATGATCTTCCTTCTGCCAG GGGACGACCTGTACCCCGCGGGGGAGGACCTGGAGGCCCGGCGGGAAGTGGAGACGCTGGTGGGCTCGGTGGAGGCGCTGAGGGCCGGCGCCGCACGCCTCAACAGGCTGGAGAGCCGCGGCACGCGCTGGCGCGTCGTCTCCAACCTTGGGTCCGACCTGGCCGGAGGTCGCGTGTTCCCCTGCCCGCCCGCGCCCGCCAAGCTGTGA